The Pirellulaceae bacterium genome includes a region encoding these proteins:
- a CDS encoding NAD-dependent protein deacylase produces the protein MVDDRDVSKQIASWLMKANKPVVFTGAGISTESGIPDFRSPGGVWTKYRTVYYEEFLASPEARHEYWRQKSEGHRAFADSQPNVGHQIIAAWETQGLIHGVITQNIDGLHQLAGSKQVLELHGTAREIICLDCSARYDAEPLVESFLTHDQVPTCSSCSCCRLKHATISFGQSLPQDILQEAVQWCEEASLLFAIGSSLVVTPAAELPKLTKVRGGRLIIINRDDTPLDSLADRLIRESIGESLQAIERERKRLA, from the coding sequence GTGGTCGATGATCGGGATGTTTCAAAACAAATTGCCTCTTGGCTGATGAAGGCGAACAAGCCCGTTGTCTTTACTGGGGCGGGAATTAGTACGGAAAGTGGCATTCCTGATTTCCGTTCGCCCGGTGGTGTCTGGACCAAGTATCGGACGGTCTACTACGAAGAGTTTCTAGCAAGTCCAGAGGCTCGCCACGAGTATTGGCGGCAAAAATCAGAAGGTCATCGTGCTTTTGCTGATTCGCAACCGAATGTAGGGCATCAGATTATTGCAGCTTGGGAAACGCAGGGGTTGATCCACGGTGTGATCACCCAAAATATCGATGGGTTACACCAATTGGCCGGTTCGAAGCAGGTTTTGGAATTGCATGGGACGGCTCGAGAAATCATCTGTTTGGATTGCTCTGCTCGCTACGACGCCGAGCCTCTTGTTGAGTCTTTTTTGACGCATGATCAGGTTCCAACTTGTTCGAGCTGCAGTTGTTGCCGTCTCAAACATGCCACCATTTCGTTCGGGCAGTCGTTGCCGCAAGATATTTTACAAGAGGCTGTGCAATGGTGCGAAGAGGCATCGTTGCTATTTGCCATCGGTTCATCATTGGTGGTGACTCCAGCTGCCGAATTGCCGAAATTGACCAAAGTGCGAGGCGGGAGATTAATCATTATTAATCGCGATGACACGCCACTGGATTCGCTTGCGGATCGCTTGATTCGTGAATCAATTGGCGAATCGCTTCAGGCGATCGAACGGGAGCGAAAGAGATTGGCGTGA
- a CDS encoding SDR family oxidoreductase → MNQQQAIFDLFNLSGRTALITGASGWLGTSMASALAEAGCRVVVTSRQIDRARQVANSLATHDDLSHIALQLDQMDPNSIQSSFAAAIEAVGRLDILVNNGLELVKQDLNDIDFEGFARHQANNAGYFELARKMRDHAVELGTPASIVMIGSMYGTVGSYPDTYQGLGTASSVAYHALKGATLQMTRHLAVYWAGDNVRVNCLSPGPFPNPNANPDIVERLKTKSPMNRMGQPDELKGALLLLTSDAGSYITGHNLVVDGGWTAW, encoded by the coding sequence ATGAATCAGCAGCAAGCGATCTTTGATTTATTCAACCTTTCGGGTCGAACGGCGCTGATCACAGGCGCTTCAGGCTGGCTAGGAACATCGATGGCATCTGCGTTGGCCGAAGCAGGCTGCCGAGTTGTCGTGACGAGCCGCCAAATTGATCGAGCTCGCCAGGTCGCCAATAGCTTGGCAACCCACGATGACCTTTCACACATCGCATTGCAACTTGATCAAATGGATCCAAACTCGATTCAATCGAGCTTTGCGGCTGCAATTGAAGCGGTGGGAAGGCTCGATATCCTGGTCAACAACGGACTGGAACTCGTCAAACAGGATCTGAACGACATCGATTTCGAAGGGTTCGCCCGCCATCAAGCCAATAATGCGGGCTATTTTGAACTCGCGCGCAAAATGCGGGACCATGCCGTCGAACTCGGTACCCCAGCAAGCATCGTTATGATCGGATCGATGTATGGAACCGTGGGATCCTATCCCGATACTTACCAAGGCCTGGGAACCGCCAGTTCGGTTGCTTACCATGCCCTCAAAGGAGCGACGCTGCAAATGACACGCCACCTGGCAGTGTATTGGGCAGGTGACAACGTTCGAGTCAATTGTTTGAGTCCCGGTCCATTTCCGAATCCCAATGCGAATCCCGATATCGTCGAACGACTGAAGACCAAATCACCCATGAATCGCATGGGGCAACCCGATGAACTTAAAGGCGCCTTGCTATTGTTGACTTCCGACGCAGGCAGTTACATTACCGGCCACAATCTGGTCGTTGATGGGGGTTGGACCGCCTGGTAA